From Heliomicrobium modesticaldum Ice1, a single genomic window includes:
- a CDS encoding thiamine pyrophosphate-dependent enzyme — protein MTTATVLEPKMPKSWRQETKPHKFCPGCGHGDILKALGTAIDELGIQDRVVFGCDIGCSLLSWDFFNCDAIQTHHGRTTPVMTGIKRARPELICIAYMGDGGGYAIGAQHLVNAASRNEKLTVILANNAQYGMTGGQMAPTSLPGMKTETSPYGRDVDATGNPTLGPEMVAAITPASAYVARGTMANIPQLTRMMKKALQNQIDGNGFSFVEALSACPTNWRMNAAKTWEFVEKEMTKYFKVGELKVPAAKQEG, from the coding sequence ATGACAACGGCGACTGTATTAGAACCGAAAATGCCCAAGTCCTGGCGGCAGGAGACAAAACCGCACAAGTTTTGTCCCGGCTGCGGCCACGGCGATATTTTAAAAGCCTTAGGGACCGCCATCGATGAGCTCGGCATCCAGGATCGCGTCGTCTTCGGCTGCGATATCGGCTGTTCCCTTTTGTCTTGGGACTTCTTCAACTGTGACGCCATCCAGACCCACCACGGCCGCACGACGCCTGTCATGACCGGCATCAAGCGCGCCCGACCTGAACTGATCTGCATCGCCTACATGGGCGACGGCGGCGGCTACGCCATCGGCGCTCAGCACCTCGTCAACGCCGCCAGCCGCAACGAGAAGCTCACCGTCATCCTGGCCAACAACGCCCAGTACGGCATGACCGGCGGCCAGATGGCGCCGACGTCCCTGCCGGGGATGAAGACAGAAACGTCGCCCTACGGCCGCGATGTTGACGCCACCGGCAATCCGACTCTCGGCCCCGAGATGGTCGCCGCCATCACGCCAGCCTCGGCCTATGTGGCCAGGGGAACGATGGCTAACATCCCCCAACTCACGAGGATGATGAAAAAAGCCTTGCAAAACCAGATCGACGGCAACGGATTCTCCTTCGTCGAGGCCCTTTCCGCCTGTCCGACCAACTGGCGGATGAACGCGGCCAAGACCTGGGAGTTCGTCGAAAAGGAAATGACCAAATACTTCAAAGTCGGCGAGTTGAAAGTTCCCGCCGCCAAGCAGGAGGGGTAA
- a CDS encoding transposase, which produces MQSVAQPLEEVQKIFCRTPGGKKAGRLIQHFTQYASKVYGFSQMVRQAKDGRKQPRIKAPAIFTVAFFGAFFCMESMEQMDRWQKTGVFRQLVPKNIRLPSHDTVRQALMKWDLKEQRKQHNCVIQRYKEQRGPQKESINGWRVTAIDGVELFHTKAYRCPECLTREHRDKTTDYYHAVVVAQQVGGNANLIYDWEMRKPQDGVDKDEGETTVAQRLIRRMAETYGKITDVYTLDALFAKAPVIHAALDAGAHVVVRMKEERRRIMKEANACFANRLPDSTWEERDGKGNTVYVQAWDEEGLAQWPQVRVPMRIVKIIRHTNKTVIEANKEVFVTDVVERWIATTCSSEKADTQTIAQIAAARWDIENIGFRNLKTFNALDHCFVHDSVAIKAMIGFQVLAFNLKRLFFFHHLPASRHRDVPLRYLIDEMREATRWVSLHLYRWVWEWGLSTA; this is translated from the coding sequence GTGCAAAGCGTAGCACAGCCACTCGAAGAAGTCCAGAAAATTTTTTGTAGAACACCTGGTGGAAAAAAAGCGGGCCGACTAATTCAACATTTTACGCAGTACGCCTCAAAGGTATATGGCTTTTCGCAGATGGTCCGTCAAGCAAAGGATGGTCGCAAACAACCCCGTATCAAAGCCCCAGCCATTTTTACCGTCGCTTTTTTTGGCGCCTTTTTCTGTATGGAAAGTATGGAGCAGATGGACCGTTGGCAAAAAACCGGGGTATTCCGTCAATTGGTTCCCAAAAACATTCGATTGCCATCACATGATACGGTGCGACAAGCCTTGATGAAATGGGATCTAAAAGAGCAACGAAAGCAGCATAACTGTGTGATCCAGCGATATAAGGAGCAACGCGGCCCGCAGAAGGAAAGCATCAATGGTTGGCGAGTGACTGCCATCGATGGCGTGGAGTTATTCCACACCAAGGCCTATCGTTGTCCCGAATGCCTTACGCGCGAACACCGCGACAAAACCACCGACTATTATCATGCGGTCGTAGTCGCTCAACAGGTTGGCGGCAACGCGAACCTGATTTATGACTGGGAAATGCGAAAGCCTCAGGATGGGGTGGACAAGGATGAAGGAGAAACCACCGTCGCCCAACGATTGATCCGACGTATGGCCGAGACCTATGGAAAAATAACGGATGTATACACGTTAGACGCGCTGTTTGCCAAAGCACCCGTCATTCATGCCGCTCTGGATGCAGGCGCTCATGTAGTTGTTCGCATGAAAGAAGAACGTCGACGGATAATGAAAGAGGCAAATGCCTGCTTTGCGAACCGGCTTCCGGACTCCACTTGGGAAGAAAGAGATGGAAAAGGGAATACCGTTTACGTTCAAGCTTGGGACGAAGAGGGATTGGCACAATGGCCGCAAGTTCGCGTGCCCATGCGAATCGTAAAAATCATTCGTCATACCAACAAGACAGTCATCGAAGCAAACAAAGAAGTCTTTGTCACTGATGTGGTGGAGCGCTGGATAGCAACCACATGCTCATCCGAAAAAGCGGATACCCAGACGATCGCACAAATTGCCGCCGCTCGTTGGGATATTGAGAATATTGGATTTCGCAACCTTAAGACGTTCAACGCCTTGGACCACTGCTTCGTGCACGATTCGGTGGCGATCAAAGCGATGATCGGATTTCAAGTGCTGGCTTTTAATCTTAAGCGATTGTTTTTCTTTCACCACCTCCCTGCCTCTCGTCATCGAGATGTGCCGCTTCGATATCTCATTGATGAGATGCGCGAAGCGACGAGGTGGGTATCTTTACATCTATATCGTTGGGTCTGGGAGTGGGGCTTATCTACTGCCTAG
- the crcB gene encoding fluoride efflux transporter CrcB, translated as MSYLAVALGGFVGALLRFEIGHFFSSFVQQSGFPWGTLIINLTGCFTLSLFLTLTLDFVSINPNLRLGVSTGFLGAYTTFSTFALESIQLLQQGQYWSFGIYIFSSVLLGIAMSAFGLFTARAIAEYRRNKFGEEEELSENATGR; from the coding sequence ATGAGTTACCTGGCAGTCGCTTTAGGCGGTTTTGTGGGAGCCCTATTACGGTTTGAAATCGGACATTTTTTTTCGTCTTTCGTACAACAGAGTGGATTCCCCTGGGGTACGTTGATCATCAATCTTACTGGATGTTTTACGTTGTCTTTATTTTTAACACTCACATTGGATTTTGTTTCGATAAATCCGAATCTTCGATTGGGCGTATCTACGGGGTTTTTAGGTGCATATACCACTTTCTCCACCTTTGCATTGGAGAGCATTCAGCTGCTTCAACAAGGGCAATACTGGAGTTTTGGAATCTACATCTTCTCCAGTGTGTTGCTTGGAATCGCCATGTCTGCTTTTGGATTGTTCACCGCAAGAGCCATTGCCGAATATCGAAGAAATAAATTTGGCGAAGAGGAAGAACTCTCGGAAAACGCCACAGGTCGTTAG
- a CDS encoding NYN domain-containing protein, with amino-acid sequence MSDKCAIFIDGGYLDKVFQDEFGSPRVDYLKLSKWLSRGTSIFRTYYYNCLPYQSNPPTTEESQRFSKKQAFYGRLKQLERYEVRLGKLEFRGNRQDGTPIFVQKRVDILLGVDLALLAAKNRITHATIFAGDSDFLPAISVAKNEGVLITLAHGGASNPPHDDLWREADERIQLDTTVVNSILRQNPRIFNKKVC; translated from the coding sequence GTGTCGGATAAGTGTGCAATTTTCATTGATGGTGGATACCTAGACAAAGTTTTTCAAGATGAGTTTGGTTCTCCAAGGGTAGACTATCTTAAATTGTCCAAGTGGCTTTCCCGGGGAACGAGTATTTTTCGGACATATTACTATAACTGCTTACCTTATCAAAGTAATCCTCCTACAACTGAAGAAAGTCAGCGGTTTTCCAAAAAACAGGCTTTTTACGGACGGTTAAAACAACTTGAGCGGTATGAGGTTCGTTTGGGAAAACTAGAATTTCGTGGAAATAGGCAGGATGGAACACCGATTTTCGTGCAAAAACGTGTAGATATTTTGCTAGGCGTTGACTTAGCGTTGCTTGCTGCAAAGAACAGAATAACACACGCAACAATTTTTGCTGGAGATAGCGATTTTTTACCGGCTATTAGTGTAGCTAAAAATGAGGGCGTGTTAATTACCTTGGCCCATGGAGGAGCGAGTAATCCTCCTCACGACGACTTGTGGCGCGAAGCAGATGAAAGAATTCAATTAGATACAACGGTCGTAAATTCTATTCTAAGGCAGAACCCACGCATCTTTAATAAAAAAGTCTGCTAA
- a CDS encoding transketolase C-terminal domain-containing protein: MANKPIQGEKRMFMTGNEVCAYAALAAGADIMYGYPITPQNEIMHYWTRLAPKYNRSFLQTEDEISAGFTTCGGVLSGKRAFTATAGPGNTLMQEPMSMAEMMRIPAVFIIQQRGGPSTATVIYSQQEVTMTCYGANGEGLRIVYSTANHQELYDYTIKAFNTAWKYRFPTFVLGDGYQAKMRESLTIYDPELQGIQMVDTYPLVGLPGKAGADRDPAHLRNTYNTEEELYEVVKDLVTTYEKFAPEIVEHTTKECDDAEVVILCHGIVSRAAVEAIGELRAAGIKAGMFRPITLRPFPTAPLRNVVQKAKKLLIVESAEGQFARLALPSLYGLTTPMETIFKPGQGITSDEIVKKIKDMA, encoded by the coding sequence ATGGCAAACAAGCCGATTCAAGGCGAAAAGCGGATGTTCATGACCGGCAATGAGGTCTGCGCCTACGCGGCCTTGGCCGCTGGCGCGGACATCATGTACGGCTACCCCATCACGCCGCAAAACGAGATCATGCACTACTGGACACGCCTGGCGCCCAAGTACAACCGGAGCTTTTTGCAGACCGAGGACGAGATCTCAGCCGGTTTTACCACCTGCGGCGGCGTCCTCTCGGGCAAGCGGGCCTTTACGGCTACGGCGGGCCCCGGCAATACGCTCATGCAGGAGCCCATGTCGATGGCCGAGATGATGCGCATCCCCGCCGTCTTCATCATCCAGCAGCGGGGCGGCCCGTCGACGGCTACCGTCATTTATTCCCAACAAGAAGTGACCATGACCTGCTACGGCGCCAACGGCGAAGGCTTGCGCATCGTCTATTCGACGGCCAACCACCAGGAGCTCTACGATTACACGATCAAGGCCTTCAATACGGCCTGGAAATACCGCTTCCCCACCTTCGTCCTCGGCGACGGCTACCAAGCCAAGATGCGCGAGTCGCTGACCATCTATGACCCGGAACTGCAGGGCATCCAGATGGTCGATACCTACCCCCTCGTCGGCCTGCCCGGCAAAGCCGGAGCAGACCGCGACCCGGCCCACCTGCGCAACACCTACAATACGGAAGAGGAGCTCTATGAGGTTGTCAAGGATCTGGTGACGACGTACGAAAAATTCGCCCCCGAGATCGTCGAGCACACGACGAAGGAATGCGATGACGCCGAAGTGGTCATCCTCTGCCACGGCATCGTCTCCCGCGCCGCCGTCGAGGCCATCGGCGAATTGCGGGCCGCAGGCATCAAGGCCGGCATGTTCCGTCCCATCACCCTGCGCCCCTTCCCGACAGCGCCGCTGCGCAACGTCGTCCAGAAGGCGAAAAAGCTGCTCATCGTCGAGTCGGCGGAAGGGCAGTTCGCCCGACTGGCGCTGCCGTCTCTCTACGGCCTCACCACGCCGATGGAGACCATCTTCAAGCCGGGCCAGGGCATCACATCTGACGAAATCGTCAAGAAAATCAAGGATATGGCCTAA
- the nifJ gene encoding pyruvate:ferredoxin (flavodoxin) oxidoreductase: protein MQTMDGNKAAAYVSYAFTECAAIYPITPSSTMAEYVDEWSAQGKKNIFGQTVTVAEMQSEAGAAGAVHGALTAGSLTTTYTASQGLLLMIPNMYKISGELLPGVMHVSARAVAGHALSIFGDHSDVMACRQTGWAMLASGSVQEVMDLGGIAHLAAIKSRVPFLHFFDGFRTSHEMQKIEIIDYADFAKLVDYEAVRAFRKRGLNPEHPSVRGTAQNPDIFFQAKEACNPYYKGVADIVAGYMKEIGKLTGRDYLPFNYYGAPDAERIIVAMGSVCDTIEETIDYLLARGEKVGLIKVRLYKPFSAKYFFDVLPATVQKIAVLDRCKEPGSLGEPLYEDVRTLFYDAACQPLIVGGRYGLGSKEVLPSDIKAVFDNLKADEPKNGFTIGIVDDVTFLSLPTGSFIDTAPEGTIQCKFWGLGSDGTVGANKQAVEIIGDHTDMYAQAYFAYDSKKSGGVTVSHLRFGHKPIKSPYLIHKADFISCSNQSYVYNYDLLAGLKEGGVFLLNTVWSPEELEEKLPARIKRTIAEKRIRFYTIDAVHIAKKLGLGNRTNMVMQSAFFKLANVIPIEEAVQYLKEGIKKAYGKKGESVVAMNAAAVDQGIEALVKIDVPASWAEAVDEAAATMEVPAFIEKILQPMNALQGDKLPVSAFADAADGTFPVETSRYEKRGVAAFVPEWIKENCIQCNQCSFVCPHAAIRPFLLNAEEQAKAPATFETIKAIGGKQFEGLTYRLQVTPLDCQGCGVCVMTCPAKQKALTMKELDSQVAVQQPNWDFATTLTIKDNLLKLDSIKGSQFAQPLLEFSGACAGCGETPYVKLITQLFGDRMIIANATGCSSIWGASAPSVPYCTNKEGKGPAWANSLFEDNAEFGYGMHLGVSKIRAKLADLVREALTQDIDAALKAAFNEWLVGMDDAEASKQATAKILPLLEGQTHPLLAEIADRKDYLIKKSQWIFGGDGWAYDIGFGGLDHVLASGEDVNILVMDTEVYSNTGGQSSKATPLSAIAKFASAGKRTKKKDLGLMAMSYGYVYVAQIAMGADMNQTIRAIKEAEAYKGPSLIIAYASCINHGLKSGMANSQIEMARAVKSGYWHLYRFNPELKEEGKNPFILESKEPSESFRDFIMSEVRFNALCRSYPEQAELLFSKMEQDAKERYEMYKRLASF, encoded by the coding sequence ATGCAAACGATGGACGGGAACAAGGCGGCCGCCTATGTCTCCTACGCGTTCACGGAGTGCGCGGCCATCTACCCCATCACGCCCTCGTCCACCATGGCGGAGTATGTCGACGAGTGGAGCGCCCAAGGCAAGAAGAACATCTTCGGGCAGACGGTCACTGTAGCCGAAATGCAATCCGAAGCTGGCGCCGCCGGTGCTGTCCACGGTGCGTTGACGGCGGGTTCGCTGACGACTACATACACCGCCTCTCAAGGTCTGCTGCTCATGATCCCCAACATGTACAAAATCTCCGGCGAGCTCCTCCCCGGCGTCATGCACGTGTCGGCTCGCGCCGTTGCCGGCCACGCCCTGAGCATCTTCGGCGACCACTCCGACGTGATGGCCTGCCGGCAGACCGGCTGGGCCATGCTGGCCTCCGGCAGCGTCCAAGAGGTCATGGACCTCGGCGGCATCGCTCACCTGGCGGCCATCAAGTCCCGCGTGCCCTTCTTGCACTTCTTCGATGGCTTCCGCACCTCCCACGAGATGCAGAAGATCGAGATCATCGATTACGCCGATTTCGCCAAGCTTGTCGACTACGAAGCCGTCCGGGCCTTCCGCAAGCGCGGTCTCAACCCGGAACATCCGAGTGTCCGCGGCACCGCCCAAAACCCCGATATCTTCTTCCAGGCGAAAGAAGCCTGCAACCCCTACTATAAGGGCGTCGCCGACATCGTGGCCGGATATATGAAGGAGATCGGCAAACTCACCGGTCGTGACTATCTGCCTTTCAACTACTACGGCGCACCCGACGCCGAGCGCATCATCGTCGCCATGGGCTCCGTCTGTGACACCATCGAAGAGACCATCGACTACCTCCTGGCCCGGGGCGAAAAGGTCGGCCTGATCAAAGTCCGGCTCTACAAGCCCTTCTCGGCCAAGTATTTCTTCGACGTCCTGCCTGCGACGGTCCAAAAGATCGCCGTCCTCGACCGCTGCAAGGAGCCGGGCTCTCTCGGCGAACCCCTCTACGAAGATGTGCGCACCCTCTTCTACGACGCCGCTTGCCAGCCCCTCATCGTCGGCGGTCGTTACGGCCTCGGCTCCAAAGAGGTGCTCCCCTCCGATATCAAGGCTGTCTTCGATAACCTCAAGGCCGACGAGCCGAAAAACGGCTTCACCATCGGCATCGTCGACGACGTCACCTTCTTGTCCCTGCCCACGGGCAGCTTCATCGACACCGCCCCCGAAGGCACCATCCAGTGCAAGTTCTGGGGTCTCGGTTCCGACGGCACCGTCGGCGCCAACAAGCAGGCTGTCGAGATCATCGGCGACCACACCGACATGTACGCCCAGGCCTACTTCGCCTATGACTCGAAGAAGTCCGGCGGCGTCACCGTCTCCCACCTGCGCTTTGGCCACAAGCCGATCAAGTCGCCCTATTTGATCCACAAGGCCGACTTCATCTCCTGCTCCAACCAGTCCTACGTCTATAACTACGACCTGCTGGCAGGCCTCAAAGAAGGCGGCGTCTTTCTGCTCAACACCGTCTGGTCGCCAGAAGAGCTGGAAGAGAAGCTGCCGGCCCGCATCAAGCGGACCATCGCCGAGAAGCGGATCCGCTTCTATACCATCGACGCTGTCCACATCGCCAAGAAGTTGGGCCTCGGCAACCGGACCAACATGGTCATGCAGTCGGCCTTCTTCAAGCTGGCCAACGTCATCCCCATCGAAGAAGCGGTTCAGTACCTGAAAGAGGGCATCAAAAAGGCCTACGGCAAGAAAGGCGAGTCCGTCGTGGCCATGAACGCCGCCGCTGTCGACCAGGGCATCGAGGCGCTCGTCAAGATCGACGTGCCTGCTTCCTGGGCGGAAGCCGTCGATGAAGCTGCCGCCACCATGGAAGTGCCGGCTTTCATCGAAAAAATCCTCCAGCCCATGAACGCCCTCCAGGGTGACAAGCTGCCGGTCAGCGCCTTTGCCGACGCGGCTGACGGTACCTTCCCCGTGGAAACGTCCCGCTACGAAAAGCGCGGCGTCGCCGCCTTCGTCCCCGAGTGGATCAAGGAAAACTGCATCCAGTGCAACCAGTGTTCTTTCGTCTGCCCCCATGCCGCCATCCGTCCCTTCCTGCTCAACGCCGAAGAACAAGCCAAAGCGCCGGCTACCTTTGAAACCATCAAGGCCATCGGCGGCAAGCAGTTTGAAGGCCTGACCTACCGCTTGCAGGTCACTCCCCTCGACTGCCAAGGCTGCGGCGTCTGCGTCATGACCTGCCCGGCCAAGCAGAAGGCGCTGACCATGAAGGAACTGGACAGCCAGGTCGCCGTCCAGCAGCCCAACTGGGACTTCGCCACCACCCTCACCATCAAGGACAACCTCCTCAAGCTCGATTCGATCAAGGGTAGCCAGTTCGCCCAGCCTTTGCTCGAATTCTCCGGCGCCTGCGCTGGTTGCGGTGAAACGCCCTATGTCAAGCTGATCACCCAGCTCTTCGGCGACCGCATGATCATCGCCAACGCCACCGGCTGTTCATCCATCTGGGGTGCCAGCGCGCCTTCCGTGCCCTACTGCACCAACAAGGAAGGCAAAGGGCCGGCCTGGGCCAACTCTCTCTTCGAAGACAACGCCGAGTTCGGCTATGGCATGCATCTGGGCGTCAGCAAGATCCGCGCCAAACTGGCTGACTTGGTCCGTGAGGCGCTGACCCAAGACATCGACGCTGCCCTCAAGGCCGCCTTCAACGAATGGCTCGTCGGCATGGACGACGCGGAAGCCTCCAAGCAGGCGACGGCCAAGATCCTGCCCTTGCTCGAAGGCCAGACCCATCCGCTGCTCGCCGAAATCGCTGACCGCAAGGACTACCTGATCAAGAAGTCCCAATGGATCTTCGGCGGTGATGGTTGGGCTTATGACATCGGCTTCGGCGGTCTCGACCATGTGCTCGCCTCCGGCGAAGATGTGAACATCCTCGTCATGGATACGGAGGTCTACTCCAATACCGGCGGTCAGTCCTCTAAAGCGACGCCCCTCTCGGCCATCGCCAAGTTCGCCTCTGCCGGTAAGCGGACGAAGAAAAAAGACCTCGGCTTGATGGCGATGTCTTACGGTTACGTCTACGTCGCCCAGATCGCCATGGGCGCCGACATGAACCAGACCATCAGGGCGATCAAGGAAGCGGAAGCCTACAAAGGGCCCTCCCTGATCATCGCCTATGCCTCTTGCATCAATCACGGCCTCAAGTCCGGCATGGCCAACAGCCAGATCGAGATGGCCCGCGCCGTCAAGTCCGGCTACTGGCACCTCTACCGCTTCAACCCCGAGCTCAAGGAGGAAGGCAAGAACCCCTTCATCCTCGAGTCGAAGGAACCCTCTGAATCCTTCCGCGACTTCATCATGAGCGAAGTCCGCTTCAACGCCCTCTGCCGTTCCTATCCTGAACAAGCCGAACTGCTCTTCAGCAAGATGGAGCAGGACGCCAAAGAGCGGTATGAGATGTACAAGCGACTGGCGTCGTTCTAA
- a CDS encoding 4Fe-4S dicluster domain-containing protein, protein MAEWKVYTIESGKGRHSVFPGLCKGCGLCIEKCPTDTLTWSKKLGVYGTPAVEVQQDPACIACGICQHVCPDCAIVVEKLKPEEQKKPKA, encoded by the coding sequence GTGGCTGAATGGAAGGTCTATACGATTGAGAGCGGCAAAGGGCGCCACAGCGTCTTCCCCGGCCTCTGCAAAGGCTGCGGGCTCTGCATCGAAAAGTGCCCGACCGACACGCTCACCTGGTCAAAGAAACTGGGCGTCTACGGCACCCCTGCCGTCGAGGTGCAGCAGGACCCCGCCTGCATCGCCTGCGGCATCTGCCAGCACGTCTGTCCCGACTGCGCCATCGTCGTCGAGAAGCTGAAGCCGGAGGAGCAGAAGAAGCCGAAGGCGTAA
- a CDS encoding 2-oxoacid:acceptor oxidoreductase family protein, translating to MAKVIKIALAGEGGQGVQSVAEILTEAANEEGKEALYIPNFGVEQRGGVSIAFVQISDKEKVGSPKFEKADIVIALSDRAIRRCAQYVDGNTVFVYDTFIEGVEDDLPKGAKKVIGIPAIETAKNELHPRVFNIIIMGAVVRATHVVSEERAKQALEDKLGYKFEQDPKLRELNYRALERGMQLVEGQL from the coding sequence ATGGCCAAAGTTATCAAAATCGCCCTCGCCGGCGAAGGCGGCCAGGGTGTACAGTCCGTCGCTGAGATCCTCACCGAGGCGGCCAACGAGGAAGGAAAGGAAGCCCTCTATATCCCCAACTTCGGCGTCGAACAGCGGGGCGGCGTCTCCATCGCCTTCGTCCAGATCTCGGACAAGGAGAAGGTGGGCTCGCCCAAGTTTGAGAAGGCCGACATCGTCATCGCCCTCTCTGACCGCGCCATCCGCCGCTGCGCCCAGTATGTCGACGGGAACACGGTCTTTGTCTATGACACCTTCATCGAAGGCGTCGAAGACGACCTGCCGAAAGGCGCCAAAAAGGTCATCGGCATCCCCGCCATCGAAACGGCCAAGAACGAACTGCACCCTCGGGTGTTCAACATCATCATCATGGGCGCCGTTGTCCGCGCCACCCACGTCGTCAGCGAAGAGCGCGCCAAACAAGCCCTGGAAGACAAGCTGGGTTACAAGTTCGAGCAGGACCCCAAACTGCGCGAGCTGAACTACCGCGCCCTGGAGCGGGGCATGCAACTGGTGGAGGGGCAATTGTAA
- a CDS encoding DUF190 domain-containing protein, whose protein sequence is MTLPSGKAKMLKIYVGETEKFGNKSLYHAILLKLKENGLAGVTVSRGVESYGAANRIRTTRILDLSADLPMIIEAVDTSETIDRVLPFISEMVKKGLIITFDVDVIKQG, encoded by the coding sequence ATGACGTTACCATCGGGAAAAGCGAAGATGCTGAAAATATATGTAGGCGAAACTGAGAAGTTTGGGAATAAATCTTTATATCATGCGATCCTTTTGAAACTCAAAGAAAATGGATTGGCTGGGGTGACGGTTTCTCGTGGTGTGGAAAGCTATGGAGCCGCGAACCGTATCCGAACGACTCGAATTCTAGATTTATCGGCAGATTTGCCGATGATTATTGAGGCGGTTGATACCAGCGAAACCATTGACAGGGTTTTGCCTTTCATTTCGGAAATGGTGAAGAAGGGCTTAATCATTACCTTTGATGTCGATGTCATTAAACAAGGATAG
- a CDS encoding fluoride efflux transporter FluC codes for MEILIIGIGGIAGALSRYAIGKYLSRIAFLSFPTATFLINVTGSFFLGLLAMNMVQHPTGGLIEKYGFQVGFLGAYTTFSTFTYESIRLIEEGEWMIFFLYTAGSTIAGLVACLIGISLKFI; via the coding sequence ATGGAGATACTGATTATTGGAATTGGCGGGATTGCCGGGGCGTTGAGCCGATATGCCATTGGTAAGTACCTGTCCAGGATCGCTTTCCTTTCATTTCCCACGGCAACGTTCTTGATCAATGTTACCGGATCATTTTTTCTAGGATTGTTGGCAATGAATATGGTTCAGCATCCTACAGGTGGCCTTATTGAAAAGTATGGCTTTCAAGTCGGCTTTTTAGGCGCCTATACGACCTTTTCGACATTTACCTATGAGTCGATCCGACTGATCGAAGAAGGGGAATGGATGATTTTTTTTCTATACACAGCAGGGAGTACAATCGCTGGATTGGTTGCTTGTTTGATAGGAATCAGCCTGAAATTCATTTGA
- the recR gene encoding recombination mediator RecR, producing MRYYAEPVGRLIEELSKLPGVGPKTAQRLAFHLLHVPRNEAVALAKAIVEAHDKTLYCSVCTNLTDRDPCRICSDANRDRAVICVVEEPRDVVAVEKTREYRGHYHVLHGALSPIEGVGPEQLRISQLMARLADPELKEVIVATNPTVEGEATAAYLARLIKPMGVKVTRIAHGLPVGGDLEYADQVTLLRAMEGRREL from the coding sequence ATGCGCTACTATGCGGAACCGGTCGGACGGCTGATTGAGGAACTGTCCAAATTGCCGGGGGTGGGACCGAAAACGGCCCAGCGGCTCGCCTTTCATCTGCTCCATGTACCGCGGAATGAAGCCGTTGCCCTCGCCAAGGCCATCGTGGAGGCCCATGACAAGACCCTCTACTGCTCCGTCTGCACGAACCTGACTGACCGCGACCCGTGCCGGATCTGCAGCGACGCGAACCGGGACCGAGCTGTCATCTGTGTCGTCGAGGAGCCTCGTGACGTGGTAGCCGTAGAAAAGACGCGGGAGTACCGCGGTCATTACCATGTGCTCCACGGTGCCCTGTCACCCATCGAGGGCGTCGGTCCCGAGCAGCTGCGGATCAGCCAACTGATGGCCCGGCTGGCCGATCCGGAGCTAAAGGAAGTGATCGTCGCCACCAACCCCACTGTCGAGGGGGAAGCGACGGCGGCCTACCTGGCGCGGCTGATCAAGCCCATGGGCGTCAAGGTGACGCGCATCGCTCACGGCCTGCCGGTGGGCGGCGACCTGGAGTACGCCGATCAGGTGACGCTGCTGCGGGCGATGGAAGGCCGGCGCGAGTTGTAG
- a CDS encoding pro-sigmaK processing inhibitor BofA family protein has product MNLTTEQVVLIGAGVLLLMVTGHLFLRPMRWLFTLAFNSLLGVLLLGGTNLLGAPFGLTLPLNPASALIAGFLGIPGMVLLIMLKYFMIS; this is encoded by the coding sequence GTGAATCTCACGACAGAACAGGTGGTTCTGATCGGCGCCGGTGTGTTGCTGCTCATGGTGACCGGCCATCTCTTCTTACGTCCCATGCGATGGCTCTTTACGTTGGCCTTCAACTCGCTTCTGGGGGTGCTGTTGCTCGGGGGAACGAACCTGCTGGGCGCGCCTTTCGGCTTGACCTTGCCGCTAAACCCGGCTAGCGCGCTCATCGCCGGTTTCTTGGGCATCCCGGGCATGGTGCTCCTGATAATGTTGAAATATTTCATGATCTCGTGA
- a CDS encoding YbaB/EbfC family nucleoid-associated protein, with the protein MFGKMGDMQKMMKQVQKMQQDMVKLQEELVERTVDATGGGGAVKVVANGKNEILSITIAPEAVDPDDVEMLQDLILTVVNEALRKAREMVSQEMSKVTGGLKIPGMF; encoded by the coding sequence ATGTTCGGGAAAATGGGCGACATGCAAAAGATGATGAAACAAGTGCAAAAGATGCAACAGGATATGGTCAAGCTCCAAGAGGAACTGGTCGAACGCACCGTCGATGCCACCGGGGGCGGCGGGGCGGTCAAGGTGGTCGCCAACGGGAAAAACGAGATCCTGTCCATCACCATCGCACCGGAAGCCGTCGATCCCGATGACGTAGAGATGCTCCAAGATCTGATCCTGACGGTCGTCAACGAGGCGCTGCGCAAGGCCCGGGAGATGGTCAGTCAGGAGATGTCCAAGGTCACAGGCGGTCTGAAGATTCCCGGTATGTTCTAA